AATGGCAATCCAAAAAGATTTATAAAACCTTCCGCGTCCCGCTGGTTGTATATTTCGTCCCTGCTGAAGGTGGACAGTTCCTGGTTGTAAAGGGAGTATGGCGATTTTGTGCCCGCCGGTGTGCAATTTCCTTTGTATAGTTTCATTACCACTGTACCGGTAACTGTTCTCTGGGTGCTGTCCACAAAAGCGTCGAGAGCTTCTCTGATTGGGGCGAACCATACCCCGTCGTAAACCAACTCGGCATACCGGGAAGCTACTAATTCTTTAAAATGCATAGTTGCGCGGTCCAGGGTCAACAACTCCAGTTCATGGTGGGCCTGGTACAAGACCGTGCCGCCCGGAGTCTCGTAAACACCGCGGGATTTCATGCCCACCAGCCGGTTTTCCACCATGTCGGCGATGCCGACACCGTTTTCCCCCGCGATCTTATTAAGCTTTTCAACAAGTGCTACCGGATCAAGTGCCGCCCCATCGACTTTAACGGGTATACCACATTCGAATTCTATGCTGACGTAGGCCGGCTTATCGGGAGCTTTTTCCGGCGGTGTGATTAATTCTAAAATATCCGGCTTCGGCTCGTTCCACGGGTCTTCCAGATCCATACCCTCATGGCTCAGGTGCCATAGGTTGCGGTCCATGCTGTAAGCACGTTCCTTTGTTACCGGCACCGCAATGCCTCTTGCATTGGCGTAATCAATGGCATCCTCTCTTGAACGAATATCCCATTCCCGCCAGGGAGCGATAATTTTTAACTCCGGAGCGAGAGACTTCACCGCCAGTTCAAAGCGAATCTGGTCGTTGCCCTTGCCGGTGGCGCCGTGCGCCACCGCATCGGCGCCTTCTTTCTTAGCAATTTCAACCATCCTTTTAGCGATTAACGGCCGGGCCATCGAAGTGCCAAGCAAATATTTGCCTTCGTAAATTGCGCCGGCTTTTAAAGTGGGATATATGTAATCCTCAACAAGCTCCCGCTTGAGATCCTCGATATAGATCTTACTGGCGCCGGTTTTAATGGCCTTTTCGTTAAGAGGATCCAGTTCCTCCCCCTGGCCCACGTCGGCCGCCATTGCAATAACCTCATAACCGTAATTTTCTATTAGCCAGGGGATAATAATTGATGTATCCAGTCCACCGGAGTAAGCTAAAACAACCTTAGGCATTTGTGCAACATCTCCTTAACATTGTTGAACTAACTTTATGCTACTTGTTAAACAATAGTTATGAAATTGCCATTAAGCACAATCATCAGGCATAATATTACTCTGTTGTAGAATTCTACAACAGTTATTCACGTATGTCAATAAATTATAACAGTAAAGCCAAAACAGCCTTCTGAGCATGCAAGCGGTTTTCCGCTTCATCCCAGACTGCTGAATGCGGCCCGTCAATCACTTCGGCGCTTACTTCCTCGCCCCGGTGGGCAGGCAGGCAATGAAGAAAGATGTAATCTTGCGCGGCGTGGGCAACCAGCTTTTCATTGACCTGATACGGGGGGAATACGCCGGCCCGTCTGTTCTGTTCAGCTTCCTGCCCCATGCTGGCCCAGACGTCGGTTACTACTACATCAGCTCCCGAGACTGCTTCAACCGGGTCGGTCAGTACTTCCATCTTGCTGCCGGTCAACAAAGTGTCTTCTCTCGCTAACCGGATGATTTCCCCATCAGGCATATATCCTTCGGGGCAGGCCACACTAATGTCCATACCCACCTTGGCGCAACCGAATAGCAGGGAATGACAGATATTATTACCATCCCCGACATAGGCCAGCTTTAAACCGGCAAAAGTTCCCTTCCGTTCTTTTATAGTTTGCAGGTCGGCCAGGATCTGGCAGGGGTGCAGGAGGTCGGTCAGCCCATTTATCACCGGAATGGTGGCATACCGTGCCAGTTCTTCTACTTCGGCATGAGAGTAAGTTCTTATCATAATGCCATCCAGGTAGCGGGAGAGTACCCTGGCTGTATCGGCGATACTCTCGCCCCGCCCGAGCTGCAAGTCATTTGTGTTTAAAAACATCGGGTAACCTCCAAGTTGGTACATGGCTACCTCGAAGGAAACTCTGGTACGGGTGGAAGACTTTTGAAAGATCA
This is a stretch of genomic DNA from Pelotomaculum isophthalicicum JI. It encodes these proteins:
- a CDS encoding argininosuccinate synthase; its protein translation is MPKVVLAYSGGLDTSIIIPWLIENYGYEVIAMAADVGQGEELDPLNEKAIKTGASKIYIEDLKRELVEDYIYPTLKAGAIYEGKYLLGTSMARPLIAKRMVEIAKKEGADAVAHGATGKGNDQIRFELAVKSLAPELKIIAPWREWDIRSREDAIDYANARGIAVPVTKERAYSMDRNLWHLSHEGMDLEDPWNEPKPDILELITPPEKAPDKPAYVSIEFECGIPVKVDGAALDPVALVEKLNKIAGENGVGIADMVENRLVGMKSRGVYETPGGTVLYQAHHELELLTLDRATMHFKELVASRYAELVYDGVWFAPIREALDAFVDSTQRTVTGTVVMKLYKGNCTPAGTKSPYSLYNQELSTFSRDEIYNQRDAEGFINLFGLPLKVRALMEKNAGLK
- the argF gene encoding ornithine carbamoyltransferase, producing the protein MDAKKVDLKGRDLLSLHDFSPDEVTAIIELAGELKEKQNFKIPHACLQGKALGLIFQKSSTRTRVSFEVAMYQLGGYPMFLNTNDLQLGRGESIADTARVLSRYLDGIMIRTYSHAEVEELARYATIPVINGLTDLLHPCQILADLQTIKERKGTFAGLKLAYVGDGNNICHSLLFGCAKVGMDISVACPEGYMPDGEIIRLAREDTLLTGSKMEVLTDPVEAVSGADVVVTDVWASMGQEAEQNRRAGVFPPYQVNEKLVAHAAQDYIFLHCLPAHRGEEVSAEVIDGPHSAVWDEAENRLHAQKAVLALLL